Within Paenibacillus sabinae T27, the genomic segment GTATGCCCCAATTGGGCGGGCAGCTTGCCGCTCTCTATCCCGAAAAATATATTTACGACGTAGCGGGGTTCCCTAAAGTTACCGCGCAAGAGCTGGTAGACAATCTTTCCCGGCAAATGAGCCTGTTCCAGACCGATATCCGTCTGGAGGAGAAGGTCATTTCCGTGGAGAAACGGGAAGAACGCCATTTTGTCGTAACGACCGACAAAGCGGAATATCATGCCAAGGCCGTCATCATCACGGCAGGCGTAGGCGCCTTTGAACCCCGCCGCCTGGAGCTGCCCGAAGCGGGGCGCTTTGAAAAAGCGAATTTGCACTATTTTGTAAGCGATTTGAATGCTTTTAAAGATAAAAAGGTACTGATCAGCGGCGGCGGCGACTCCGCGGTCGACTGGGCGCTGATGCTCGAGCCGGTCGCCGCCGAGGTTACTCTGATCCACCGCCGCGACAAGTTCCGCGCTCACGAGCACAGCGTCGAGAACCTGATGAATTCCAAAGTCAAGGTCATCACGCCTACCGAGATTACCGCGCTGCACGGCGAAGAGTTCATAGAGAAAGTGACCCTTTCCAATGTCAAGACCAAAGAAACCCAGGAGCTTGAAGTGGACAGCGTTATTGTCAACTTCGGCTTCGTCTCCTCGCTCGGTCCGATTACCGAATGGGGTCTCCAGATCGAAGGCAGCTCCATTGTCGTCGACTCCCGGATGGAGACGAATATCCCGGGTCTGTTCGCCGCGGGCGATATTACCACTTACCCCGGCAAGCTGAAGCTGATCGCCGTCGGATTCGGCGAAGCACCGACTGCCGTGAACAACGCCAAGGTCTACATCGACCCTGAGGCGAAGCTGTCTCCCGGCCACAGCAGCAATCTGAAGCTGTAAAACCGGTGTTGGCATAAGCAATTGTCTGCGGGGACCCCGCTGAAGTGCCCAAAAATTATTTTTCTTAGACAAAGCTGCACTTTATGAGGGGTTATTTAATATAAAAAGGGTATCCTGACGGGTTGAGATAAACTGCAGCTCGAAAGGATACCCTATTTAAATTCTGGTAGCGGTATAGGTTTATGTAGTGCTTCATGGATAATCCAGAAGTCTGTTATTGGAGTACCGCATGGTGTGGAGAGTGTAAGTTCCGTTTGAGAATTTCAACGAGCAGAAGCGCGATAAAATCATGCTCCAGCTGAAGTTCAATGGCCTTATGGTAAGAGTCCAACAGCATCTCGTCCGATAATTCAACCACAACGTTCACCTACCTTTCCTTTTTTTGGTTCCTCTCTATCATAGCAAACTATCAATTTTCGAACAAGTGTTCTTATTATCCACAGCTAGATGTGGAAATCCTGTGCATAATGTGTGAGTAAGGGCGATTAGTGCAGTGTACATGCGGTGGACTATGGGGATAACAGTTATACACAGGATTCGCCTTTGGTAGTATAATAAAAAAATTTCTGCTTTGCTATAATAATTTTAAAAAATCGGTCTCTTTTCCCCTGTTAAATGAACTAATATCGGAACTAAGGATACACATCTGGCGCAAAAATGTAAAACTCTTTTTATACATTTGCCTATTTTTATTGTCATACTGGTTCATTCGTGGTTATTGCGGTCTCGTGTTTACTTCCAGAATCCAGATTCTTCCCGAACGGTCCACGGCATAGTCAAACCCCAGTTCGCCGATTCCCGGAAAATGACGCTCCATCACCTGGATGCAAGTCAGGGTCAAATTGCGCATTTCCTTTCTTTTTGCCGAAGAATTGATCCGCGGGAGCGATCTTCGGAGTCCTTCCCTGCAGGTCAGCATGCTGCCTCCCTTGCACAAATTGGTCACGAACAGTCCGGGTCTCGCCAGACGGCCGACCATGGAGCGGAATTCCCAATGCTCTCCGTTCTTCACTACCTTAACTCTGTAATCTATCGGACGTCCGGCGATTCTCGCAAGCGATATGCCCTGCTGGATCAAATAGCCGC encodes:
- a CDS encoding NAD(P)/FAD-dependent oxidoreductase; this translates as MTSQQSDSPINDLLIIGGGPAGMFAAFYGGMRQASVTLIESMPQLGGQLAALYPEKYIYDVAGFPKVTAQELVDNLSRQMSLFQTDIRLEEKVISVEKREERHFVVTTDKAEYHAKAVIITAGVGAFEPRRLELPEAGRFEKANLHYFVSDLNAFKDKKVLISGGGDSAVDWALMLEPVAAEVTLIHRRDKFRAHEHSVENLMNSKVKVITPTEITALHGEEFIEKVTLSNVKTKETQELEVDSVIVNFGFVSSLGPITEWGLQIEGSSIVVDSRMETNIPGLFAAGDITTYPGKLKLIAVGFGEAPTAVNNAKVYIDPEAKLSPGHSSNLKL
- the sda gene encoding sporulation histidine kinase inhibitor Sda, whose amino-acid sequence is MVELSDEMLLDSYHKAIELQLEHDFIALLLVEILKRNLHSPHHAVLQ
- a CDS encoding YheC/YheD family protein; this encodes MAGRQLASKWLKTKALLSDGRIAGYIPRTVPYSNSALRSMLGRFGNVVIKPIVGGGGYGVIKVFRDGRGYGFTYMAKTRMYRDFAGMTAALKKVRVKRGYLIQQGISLARIAGRPIDYRVKVVKNGEHWEFRSMVGRLARPGLFVTNLCKGGSMLTCREGLRRSLPRINSSAKRKEMRNLTLTCIQVMERHFPGIGELGFDYAVDRSGRIWILEVNTRPQ